The DNA window CATGCCATCTGGTTTTGCGATGAAAGTAAGAATGCTTACACTTTATTGAATGCATTATTTGTGaattaataatatatgaatgaaatttCTGGTATTTGCTTTAAACTGTTAAATGTTGTGATGatggtgtttttaaatattgcatataGTGCCGAAAGCACCTGAAATCCCGGAGACTGGTAGAGGTGAAACAGCTTGGTGTAGACAGGATTGTGGACCTACAGTTTGGATCAGAAGAGGCTGCATACCACCTTGTAGTTGAGTTGTATGACAGGGTAggaaatattacaaataaattgTTATAGGCAAGTGTAGACACTGAGTATGTGAAGCAAAACATTGTACTACCAAAGCCATCTTAACTTGCATGCTTTGTTCTTCCAGGGCAACATAATTCTGACTGACCATGAGTATACCATACTGAACCTGCTGCGTTTTCGCACAGCTGAGGCAGAGGATGTGAAAATTGCAGTGAAAGAAAGATACCCTTTAGAGAATGCCAGGCCTCCTGAACCCCTCATCAGCCTAGAGAGGTAATGGGGTTATTCCATGTCAATCCAACTACAACTAATCTTTGCACCATTTCATCACAAGGTACAAAGTGGTATCACAGATTGTTTGGACAATTCTTTGTCACTCAGTTATTTTTGTGcaagtattacagtattttctagTATTTGCATAAGAATGTAAAAGTTTCCCAGATGTTTTCTAAACAGAGGTAAAGGATCACAGGAATCCATCATAGGTTTTGGGACTCACAGTTACTGATGCGATTTTAGATGAACCcctcacattttaaaatgatatataaacatatactccattttaaataaatattaaattaccACTAGCCCTACTACTACTTACTGAATGACCACTTTATGAGCATTTACAGTGCACATACTAGATATCATGGAAAAATTTGAAATACACTAATTTATTATGATCAGATAGGCACAGTAATTTACCAGtgatgttaaataataaaacaaaatgtctacACAGCATATATGTACAGTGAATTTCTACCAAGTGCCTTTATTTTTACCTGCATTGTCAAAGACATGTTGAAAGTAATccaaagtatttaaaatatattactcAGTTTGATTACATTTATTCTGTGTTATGTAACCTTTttccaaatacattttaaaacctttccAACACTATTTCAAGGTTACACCCTATTATGCATGTTACATGCTGATGtgtattatctatttattaattttttttttttggtaggcTCACAGAGATCCTGTCCAAAGCCCAGAATGGAGAGCAAGTGAAAAGAACTCTGAATCCTCACCTCCGTAAGTGTTACTGTAATGCATTATATAGTATGTCGTCCATATAGTAATTGGCCGTACTTTGGTAATATTGGGCCCTTAATCAATCAGTCAGTAAAAATTTATCTCTGAAGGGCAATTCTAAGGtgaaagacaaaacacacaaaatacaaatagaTCGTCAGCCAGCAAAGGTCAGCCAGTCCCATATCTCTCCAGCGCCATCCTCATCCACAGTCCAAAGTTTAAAACACCCAATTCTATAAGATTAGGTTTCTGAGGTGGTATGAAGAGATGGTTTGTAAGAGTTGCTCAAGAGGTGAATTGCTTGAGGTATAAAAGTGTCCCTCCTTCTAGTCTTGCAACTCTGGTAACAAAGATGTCAGACTTATGGAAGCCACTGAAAGTTTCATTCAGGCCATCAGATGAGTCATCCAAAATGGCATTTGCTTTGTTAAACCTGTTCTGGTCATTGTCAGAGGTAAGGAATTGAAGCTGTATCCCCACAATTTTGGAACCGTGACAATCAGCTGGAGAAAATTCATGTCCTAAACTTTCGAGGAATAAAACCCATTGATGCATGAAAATGACATTAAGTGCTCAATTAATGTATAGTAGAATGTATAAAGTATGTCCTTTTCCATTCCAGATGAATTtggatcattaaaaaaatactgcCTCATGCCAGTGTTTTCTCTGAAGGAAAGTCTATTATCAAATTTTGTACCTAGCTGTTTAGAATGATGGACTGTTTAATTGTACATATATTGGTGGTTGGAAAATTCCACATCTCTTTAGACTTTTGACATTAATTCCATCCCAGCTGTGTCACACCACTTAATAAATAATCAGTAAATGAATGTAAAGGAGATTAAATACAGGGACCCTAAATTtgtgtaaacagtgtttgaAATTTTTTAAGTTGCAAGTAGCCTTTGTGGCCTGTGAGCTAAAAAAAATTGTGACTTTACCTGTAGCAAGAGTGGACTGAAATAATTGATGTAAAACACCAATATGTTGACTGgcacaatattttattatgcGACCGCATGTCTGTGGTTCAGGGGACTTGGAGACCATTTGTACCCCATACAGGCTCAATAATAAAAGAACTGCAAGGTGCCATGCTTAGGGTTATTGTCAGCTGTCTGGCTGACCATACCCTGTTGTTACGATCAATAGAAAGAAAGTCGTCACTCACTACAGGCGTACTCTTTTGGTCTTTCACTAAATTCACAGCTGCCATGTGTTTTGATCCCTTGCCAAGTAGAATGAAATTCACCCTGATTAAATTTATACTCAATATTAACtttgtttttatacattattttcatAGAGCctatgaaaaatgtgtttttaaaaaaatgttttatctagTCTATAATGGTCTTAACTCTTCTTAGTTCTCTTGACAACAGGCATATACTTGGTCTAAAGCCATATCAAGTTTTGATTGTCATATAGCATATAAAGTAATTGAATTGTTCCTCAATCTGTATTCACATAGCATATGGAGGCACTCTCATTGAACACTGCCTTATAGAAGTTGGTCTCCCTGGCCTCTTGAAAATGGATGATCAGTTTAACATCATGCAaggtttgtttttctcattgtGGTAGTAATCTGAGATACTCAGCAGTGAAAAGCAGttattttatagcattttattattgacatccttatttaatttgaatgtttttaccACTAAGACCTGCATTAaagtcatgtcatgtcatgcaGCTGGCCCAAAGCTTCTGGAAGCTTTGCAGATGGCAGAGAACTACATGGAGAAAGCAGCACGCTTTAATGGCAAGGTTGGTATGAGCCAATGAAATTGGCATTATGTATTTGAAATTTTGTTTATTATCCATTATGGGAATTTTATGATTCTCTAATGTTTTCCTCAATCAAAGGGATATATCATTCAGAAAACTGAAAAGAAGCCAAGTATGACTCCAGACAAGCCACATGAAGAGTTACTCACGTATGCCCATTAATTCACATTATTCCAGTTCAAAGGACACACCTTCCATATtgctttataattttttttttggcttgatAGGTATGAAGAATTTCACCCGTTCCTTTTTGCCCAGCATTCAAAAAGTCCATATGTTGAGTTTGAGTCTTTTGATAAGGTTTGCACTGCATTTTTCAATCCCTACTTCTTAACATTTTTCAGAGATggataaacaaatgtttttttttaccatccattttaaaactgtatttcctcctccttttccacCTCCCACCAGGCAGTTGATGAATTTTTTTCTAAGATGGAGAGTCAGAAGATTGACATGAAAgctctgcagcaggagaagcaaGCCTTAAAGAAGTTGGAGAATGTCAAGAAGGACCATGAGCAACGGCTGGAAGCACTGCACCAAGCACAAGTAAGTCTTTTGAAGTAAAtcattgatttattacaaagtattgtttgtttgcaattaacacattcatgcatataGCCCAGAACCCCAAAGGGCAAAAGCATTGGTTTAATGTTTTGCAAAATTCAGATatgtgtttttgatgttttattgttagtgttaattaataataatttttaagaCTGTAATTTTTTATCAGAAAGAGCTCTTGCTTTGTAGGAGCTGGACCGTTTGAAGGGGGAGCTGGTGGAGATGAATCTTCCCATTGTGGACAGAGCTCTACAGGTAGTACGAAGTGCTCTTGCAAACCAGGTAGACTGGGCAGAGATAGGTCTCATCGTCAAGGAAGCTCAAGCTGCCGGAGATCCAGTGGCTTGTGCTATCAAAGAGCTGAGACTGCAGACAAATCACATCACAATGCTCCTGAAGTAAGTACcttgtatttttgttaaatgAGTCAAATTTCCTATTAAGCATTCAACATCCTCCACAACCAAGAGCAAAGTGAAATTTACAATCTGTACGTCACAGGAACCCATATGTTGGTTCAGAggaaggagaggcagaggaggcgGCTTCGGCAGAAATTGCAGAGGATGTTGAGAACCAAAAGGGGAAGAAGAGTaagaacaaagagaaaggaCAGAAGGGAAAGgtccagaaaaacaaaccaatactGGTGGATGTGGACCTCAGTTTGTCTGCTTATGCCAATGCAAAGAAGTGAGTCCACAGTGATTCATGCACATGTTGGCTATAACATCTGAACTGCCCTGGAGGGAACATTATGGGAGCATTTATGACATATTTGTATGGTGTTTGTAAGATGTTATTTAACTGACTTTGAAATATTTAGGTGGATTTAGGTGGACAGTGTGTTGCAGTGACCCagcatgttttggttttttttctcctccctaTGTCATTGCTTTTCTCCTGTTGGATCACTAGGGCTCAATTTCACGTGCCATGGATTTTGAAGACAGTAGCATGGATgccaagaaaaaataaattttctTAAGAGCCAGAGTTGGTCGTTTTGTGTTTATAAGTGTACCTGTATTATTGTCTTCTAATAATTCCATATTGTAGCTCTGATTTACACCAAATTTATTTCTAGTAGTATTTTACTCATGAGTGCTGAAACCCATTATGTTGGTATTAAttaattagcattttaatttcactgttTTGGAATTGCTTTACAGACCTACTTTTCACACATAAAATGTGCAAGATTAATGTTGATTAATGTGAAGAGACTTTTTATTTGTATGGAACTAAAGTTCCTCTTAGTTCTCACTTGTATATGAGATGCCTGATGTTGTCTGACTTGATTGATGTTATTAACAGAGCAAAGGTGTATTTTTAGTTTGCTGACTGTAATCTACTGCTCTAAATAtgaatgtaatatatttttccaGGTATTATGACCATAAGCGGAGTGCTGccaaaaaggaacaaaaaacgGTTGAAGCAGCGCACAAGGTAAAAAGAGAACGGCTCCCATTGTAGCACTTCCAAATGTAATACAGAATTGTATgtattttacaatgtttgttGTGCTATGTTTTGCTGAAGGCCTTCAAGTCTGCTGAGAAAAAGACTAAACAGACTCTTAAAGAGGTCCAGACAGTGACAACAATTCAGAAAGCAAGGAAAGTGTACTGGTAAGGCAAAGATGTTTTTGTATGCACAGCTCTCTATTTAACATCCTGTTCTAGTACTACTGTTTGCCAAACTAAAGTATTAttggaatattttaaatattgtagGTAATTATTTCATAGAAGAATTCTgattaatttctgtttttgatgCCAGGTTTGAGAAGTTCCTTTGGTTCATCAGCTCAGAGAACTACCTCATTATTGCTGGCCGAGACCAGCAGCAGAATGAGATGATTGTCAAGCGGTATCTACGAGCAGGTACAGGAGATTATTGTGCCTGTACTTTTTCTCCCACTGCGTGGACATTTTTACTGGCTGTTATCACTTGAAAAAATGTtccaataaaaatatattttctcagGAGACCTCTATGTCCATGCTGATCTCCATGGAGCGACAAGTTGTGTCATCAAAAATCCCTCTGGTATTTTGgtcaatttttttgtttaagttaACTTCTAGTGATTAGGAGAAGCCTCATTTTCATGTTACCTTCTGAATTCCCAGAGAAttcaaacaaagaaatattacacacacagtcacagtgatAAGGAATCTTAGTGAGGATCACTGCTAGCTTCAGAACAGACTTGGTTTGTGTTCAGATTTGGCATGGTTCTTACAGCCACATTCCATTTCTGAgaactatataaaataatgtacacATCTCAGTATCTCAActtatttaatataaaacctTTGTATATTTCTGTACACAGCAGACTGCTATAGAGTTGTAGGCTTACATgtgtttacttaaaaaaaaattaaggtatttcttgttttaaaaaaaaaatgttaataacaATATCTTATACAAGTACAAAATAAACTATCAGACAAGATGGCTGGCATGTCcaaacactgagctacagtTTAGTTCAAATATGAGATGCAACTAAGTGCTATAGTGTGGAAGAAATAGCATGGGTGAAGGTAGTGTAAAACATGACCCATCCACAAcagtataatgtataattagtacattattcattatattattatatattagtacattatacagtatttTGGATAACACCCAGGATCCCATTTCTAGCCAAACACAATATTGGTGGTGATGCCAAAAGAGAGCAACACTGACTTTGCTCCTAATTCTACAATGTGTCACTAAAATGCCATTATAAGAGTCCCTGTTGAGATTTTTATAAGATGCAAATTCCTGAGTTTAATCCCAATTTCTCCTTAGCTAATTTTTACAGATGTTTGCTAAATAGATTGTCTCATTGGTGAGTTGGTGATTAACAGTAGTATAATTATGTattcaagatttttaaaaaagcacagtAGAATAAAACATTAGGTATCCTACCTTAACTGGCAGTGTATCTTTGGTCATTTTTATTAGTCATCTCTCTGTGTAGTTAACATGACAACGTTTGCTGCATGGTAAATCAAACTTATTTTTCTGTGATTCTGAAGGCAAAGTCTTTTAGAACACAACTACCTTATTTAAAGCCAAAATTTCAAAGAGTACACAAACTCCCACTAAAAGATAAACAAGATATAATATTGTTCTtgaatgtaaatatgtgttttctttgatgATACAGGTGAGCCCATTCCTCCACGTACCCTCACAGAGGCTGGAACGATGGCTGTGTGCTACAGTGCTGCCTGGGAGGCCAAGGTGATCACCAGTGCATGGTGGGTGCATCATAACCAGGTGAGAttgtctgtccgtccgtccgtccgtatgtatgtatgtacgtactTTTAAGGTCTGTACAAGCTTAAACCCTTGTACTGGGACTTCAGACAGTCATAATGCTCATGTCTGGTTTGACATAGGTGTCCAAGACCGCTCCAACAGGAGAGTATTTAACTACAGGAAGCTTCATGATTAGAGGTACAAATTTCCATCAGATTGAGTGTTGAACTTTGATTTAGATTCCTGTCACATCTCTGCTGTTTAGAGTATTCTGACACGAActgaagtatttatttttttattattattcattgattcatttatttattttgcgtGGGGCAGGAGGTGCTTGTAAAGATTTTGCTCATGGTTATCTGCCCTCAGTTGCAAATTCATCATGTGTTTATCAGGTTTAGTTCATGTGCTGTTATATagtgtttatgcatgttttactgttttccttcaggaAAGAAGAACTTCTTACCCCCGTCATATCTCATTTTGGGCTTTGGTTTTCTCTTCAAGGTAATTGTGCATTCTCTGTTGATCATGTAATATCAGCATTCATcaaaaataacaagaaacagACTTGCATAAAATTCAGATACTACATTTAATTTATACTCTATATTCAATTGTTAGATGAAAAGTAAATCGATTAGGAATGATCAATTTGCAAGATGAAATGTTCCTAACGATGCATAAAAACTTGTCTTGAGTCGTTATACAGTTCAGATGTCTGGCCTGTAATTGAGCTT is part of the Electrophorus electricus isolate fEleEle1 chromosome 13, fEleEle1.pri, whole genome shotgun sequence genome and encodes:
- the LOC113587274 gene encoding nuclear export mediator factor NEMF, with the protein product MKSRFNTVDIRAVIAELNATYIGMRVNNVYDIDNKTYLIRLQKPDSKAVLLIESGIRIHSTEFEWPKNIMPSGFAMKCRKHLKSRRLVEVKQLGVDRIVDLQFGSEEAAYHLVVELYDRGNIILTDHEYTILNLLRFRTAEAEDVKIAVKERYPLENARPPEPLISLERLTEILSKAQNGEQVKRTLNPHLPYGGTLIEHCLIEVGLPGLLKMDDQFNIMQAGPKLLEALQMAENYMEKAARFNGKGYIIQKTEKKPSMTPDKPHEELLTYEEFHPFLFAQHSKSPYVEFESFDKAVDEFFSKMESQKIDMKALQQEKQALKKLENVKKDHEQRLEALHQAQELDRLKGELVEMNLPIVDRALQVVRSALANQVDWAEIGLIVKEAQAAGDPVACAIKELRLQTNHITMLLKNPYVGSEEGEAEEAASAEIAEDVENQKGKKSKNKEKGQKGKVQKNKPILVDVDLSLSAYANAKKYYDHKRSAAKKEQKTVEAAHKAFKSAEKKTKQTLKEVQTVTTIQKARKVYWFEKFLWFISSENYLIIAGRDQQQNEMIVKRYLRAGDLYVHADLHGATSCVIKNPSGEPIPPRTLTEAGTMAVCYSAAWEAKVITSAWWVHHNQVSKTAPTGEYLTTGSFMIRGKKNFLPPSYLILGFGFLFKVDEQCVFRHRGERKVKTLEEDMEDVTSSTAELLEEGEELLGEDSANEGEAEPEDIDEDDRKQKGGEEEDELKKEAEVEESTGVLEVLGEALSEVEKQMEEEDEEEEEEEGHEREKCADEQTKSDEESAEMSFPNTTISLTHLQSNRGISNAAFKQEISKQDNTEPQGKKYMSAKQRRDMKKKQKPRSNEHLEEPEVKREENQGCYSASQSSKSGGASQHPLKRGQKNKLKKIKDKYKDQDEEDRELMMKLLGSAGSSKEEKGKKGKKGKGRDEPVKRAPQKPGQKPRMAANEVQKDQEPENKGSPAGDDAAEQDDKEADDLEQENAGAEEGENLLDSLTGQPYLDDVLLFAVPVCAPYTALSNYKHKVKLTPGTQKKGKAARTAVFSFMRAKESSTREKDLFRSVKDTDLSRNMPGKVKVSAPNLLAAKKK